A stretch of the Cydia strobilella chromosome 23, ilCydStro3.1, whole genome shotgun sequence genome encodes the following:
- the LOC134751901 gene encoding adrenodoxin-like protein 1, mitochondrial encodes MFQAVLKRCLLPSHLKVLSVVRSATIRRIHVTPALKHGEYEWQDPKSEEEVVNIVYVTKDGKKHPIRGKVGDNVLYLAHRYGIEMEGACEASLACTTCHVYVNENYLDQLPPSEEKEDDLLDMAPFLKENSRLGCQIILTKDLEGMELQLPKATRNFYVDGHTPTPH; translated from the exons atgttTCAAGCAGTTTTAAAGCGGTGTTTACTTCCGTCGCATTTGAAAGTTTTAAGTGTAGTCCGCTCAGCTACTATAAGAAGAATTCATGTGACTCCAG ctTTAAAACACGGCGAATACGAGTGGCAGGACCCCAAGTCAGAGGAAGAGGT TGTAAATATTGTATACGTAACTAAGGACGGTAAAAAACACCCAATAAGAGGCAAGGTCGGCGACAACGTGTTGTATTTAGCTCATAGATATGGAATCGAAATGGAAG GAGCATGTGAAGCGTCACTAGCATGTACAACCTGTCACGTATATGTCAATGAGAATTATCTGGACCAGCTACCGCCTTCTGAAGAGAAGGAAGATGATTTACTGGACATGGCGCCATTTTTGAAAGAGAATTCTAGATTAG GTTGTCAAATTATACTAACCAAAGACCTGGAAGGCATGGAACTACAACTACCAAAAGCAACAAGGAACTTCTATGTAGATGGACACACGCCCACACCTCACTGA